The segment TCGATTATGATATCTTTGAAGATCAACAGAAGCGAAGCGCTAATATCACAAGCGTTTATTTCAACTTTACTTGTTACCTGCAAGAATCAAAACATTCTCGCAGTACCAGGATCTTgaacaagaaacatacaaaaaATCTATAAAGAACAGAAATGATCTTCTGCAAGAATCAAGACGAAAAAAGAAACATACCGTTCTTAGATTGACGATCCGATGATGAAAATCACGATCGAGCGTCGTTCAACAACAAATCGGAGCCTGAGCGCTCTGATACCATCTTAAAAACACAAACACACAAACTTCCCAACTTGAACAGTTTATTTAATATAAACCAGTTCGATTATACATCAACTTACATCAGAAAAACTCACTACAATCACACTCACTCTCAGATGAAAACTAAGAACGAGATCTAAAGAGACTATGAACTTCTATTAGAGAAACCCTAACAGATATCGAGAGAGAAAAGAAGATGAGAAAATATCTAGATCTGATCAACTGAACTAAGATGAACAAGCTTCTTCTCTTAAATACTTCGGATACTTGACCAACCCGTAAACATTTAAGATCCGCGCATTAACCCGAATTATACCACCTGCATAAAATTTATACACTCTACCCACAAATAGCAATATTGTACAAAACATACCCTTCAACATTTATTGTTCAGTTtgcaaaatattaaatatattttcaaCAATATTCTCACAAAGCCGTTACAAAAAGCTCAAATAGATAATGTTTGTAACAGTTGGCATGATTAAAATCTTATCTCCAACATGAGTAGAAAGGATCAGGTTACAAGGAATACTCATGCTACCTTTATCTAGTTTCGTCTTGAGGTTGTATCTTTGTATATAAAATGAGGGCTCAACCTCAAATTAAATAAGGCAGAAGAAATATTTCCCAGATAACTTGTAGTTTTCATCTATTATAATGTCCTAAGGCGTCTGTTTCACAAATTGATAATGTTTGTAGAATTTTTATTTGTGAATGTTTTTTCTATGACGTTACAGGAACCTACAGTAGCAGACTTTTTGACTGAATATGGTGAAGGGAGTAGGTACAAGTTAGAGAAAGTAATTGGTAAAGGAAGTTCTGGTGTTGTCTACTCTGCATATGATACTGATATCGGCGAGAAAGTAGcaatcaaaaaaataaataatatattcgAACATGTTTCTGTTGCTGTTAACATCCTTCGTGAGATTAAACTTCTTAGGCTCCTTAGTCATCCAGACATTGTGGAAATCAAAAACATTTTATTACCACCTTCCAAAATAGAATTCCAAGATATATATGTGGTTTTTGAGCTTATGGAATCTGATCTACACGAAGCTATTAAAGAAAACAGCGACTTAACACCAGAACATCATCAATTCTTTCTTTATCAGATTCTTCGAGGACTGAAATACATACACTCAGGTCATACAATGTTGTCATTTGTTGATATGTGTACTTGTTTCAAGTAGCCATGCATTGTTATATATTCTTATTATGAATTACTTTCTTTACAGCAAATGTCCTTCACAGAGatctaaaacccaaaaatatcTTAACTAATGCTAACTGCCAACTCAAGATCTGCGACTTTGGTCTTTCAAGGGTTGCATTCAGTGATCAACCTAGTGCAACATTATGGACGGTATGTGTAATAATCCGTCTCATATGGATAGAAAGAATTGTGCACTACCAAATACCAATAACTTCATCCATGGTTTAAGCTGATCAGATGTTATTGGGCTAGTCTGTTACGAATACGATATCCCCAAGCCACCTATTACAACAATCCAGTTTTTTTGATAGTTATTGTAACATTGAACCTATATTGACTTGCATTTGATATGTTCACAGGATTATGTTGAAGCAAGATGGTATAGGGCTCCTGAACTGCGTGGATCATTTTTAAGCAAGGTGCCACAACTACTATTACCATTTTTTCGAGAACAGtgactcacacacacacacacagacttTCTAATAGGGTTACTTCAATGCCTATGTATGATTTGAACATATTGCTTGATGGCACTACAGGTTAATTTGGGGCTAAACTCAATAAATAGAAAAGTACTTTTCTTTGTGCATTATAACATTATACTGTTAATTCATCTTGTTACAACACGACGTTTTCAGTTTTTTTATTAAGACATTGTGCTTTGAAAAATCTATAGCGTTTGATGattgttctttattttttttctaaataagaCATTATACTATGAAAAACTATCGAAGTATAttagttaaattgttttgtgtatGGATAACATTGCCATAAGTGGCTAGACTTTCAAGTAGAATGTTGTAATGTGAAAAACTAAAAGTAAGATGCTATAGTACACAGTCAattaagtcaaaaaaaaaattccagtCAAAGTTTGTGTTCTAAATAGCTTTTTTTATGCAGTACACACCAGCTATAGATATATGGAGTATAGGTTGCATTTTTGCAGAAATTTTAACAAGAAAGCCCCTTTTCCATGGGAAAAATATTGTGCATCATTTGGACTTAATGACTGATCTTTTAGGAACACCATCACCTGATACTATATCACAGGTTGGTTTACATCACCATTTATTAGAAAGTACATTTCTATTTCTTGCTTATAAACGTTGATATGACTCAAAACAGATAAAAAATGAAGAGGCAAGGAGATACTTAAGCAACATGAAGAAGAAAATCCCGATTCCTTTTTCGCAAATGTTCCCAAATGCAGATCCTCTTGGTCTTCGTTTACTAGAAAGAATGCTTGCATTTGAGCCTAAGGATCGGCCTACTGCGGAAGAGGTATCATATTAGCTATGTATTAGATTTATGAAGATCTCACTCTTATTAAAATAGGGTTAATTGCAAGAAACAATAACGTCCTTTCATTATTATAGTATCCTAAGTTTATTTTTTCCTATTACGTCATTGTACTTAAATACAAAATATCCCTCTAGTCGTAGGTTAGGTTTTGCCAAACCGTCTAATTCGATAAACAGGGAAGATCTACAAGAACCAATACTCTACTTAATTATTAATGTTTCATAAAACAATACCAATTTCCTATATCTAGTGTTAACAATCAAATACGACTTACCAAAATAACTTCTAGTATACTAATTTTAAACCCGACCAAAAAGAGCAGATGTATCATTGCTCCACTTCCAAACACGCACCTTGTCCTTAAGTTGGAATTCCGAGAACTACTGATGGATCATGTCAAATGGTTCCTACATAGCCTCATATTCTAGAAGATCCTTGAAATGAATTAAAACCTCATAGTGAGTAGCCAAACATGCATCCCCTACAAGAACTCCTTCCACACACTCCAACCATAAAAGCACTTACATATCGTTAGTTAGTATTACCAGTAATGAGGACACTCCAAAATGGTTTACAATGACCCTCCGTAACTAGGAGACATGAAAAAAATGCATGGACTTGCACATCATCTAACAATACACCTTAACAATTTGACCAATCACCTCATATGATCCTCAGTACCAAGGGGTGAGAAGCTACCTTTTCATGTTACCGAGATATGCTACCGATCGTTGCCGATTTTGTATTGAGATTCAAGTACACCCAATCCCCCATATTAAATTTCCCTCCCTTGTCTTCCCATCCACCTTGCCTTTCATGATCTGTTGTTCTTTCAACAAATATCCATGCGGTTCTTACATAATCTGAATCCTTTCTTACATATACCAATCTTCTTCTCTTAACACGGATCTTACCACAAATATGGGATATGGGACTGCCGCAGTGATTTAATGTGAAGGGGGTCTTAGTGTTTAGGGACATGTGAAAAGAGGTTTTGTACCAATATTCTACCTACGATAGCCACTGTTCCTATTTCATTGTGTTAGCTGCCAAGAAACACCATAGACACGTTTAAAGGTACCATTTCAACACTTTCTTTTGCTCGTTTGTCTATAGATCATATGTCATGCTACATTTAGGGGGTGGAGCAATGTATTCAAAATAGCTCCTTCAAAAAGTGGCTTAAAAACACATTATCTTGGTTTGACATAACTGATTCTAGGATCCCATGCAAACGGACCACCTCTCTAAGGAATACGGCTACCATCGTGATGGCCATGTACTTACGATTCCAAATTCTCCATGTTGATCTAAATTCTCCATGTTGATCTCATATACTTAAGTAACCTTCTAGCATAAATACTAGAGTTTACAAAATGGTTATTATACTCTAGCATGATTCCAAATTCTCC is part of the Lactuca sativa cultivar Salinas chromosome 7, Lsat_Salinas_v11, whole genome shotgun sequence genome and harbors:
- the LOC111898484 gene encoding mitogen-activated protein kinase 15-like, with product MTLQEPTVADFLTEYGEGSRYKLEKVIGKGSSGVVYSAYDTDIGEKVAIKKINNIFEHVSVAVNILREIKLLRLLSHPDIVEIKNILLPPSKIEFQDIYVVFELMESDLHEAIKENSDLTPEHHQFFLYQILRGLKYIHSANVLHRDLKPKNILTNANCQLKICDFGLSRVAFSDQPSATLWTDYVEARWYRAPELRGSFLSKYTPAIDIWSIGCIFAEILTRKPLFHGKNIVHHLDLMTDLLGTPSPDTISQIKNEEARRYLSNMKKKIPIPFSQMFPNADPLGLRLLERMLAFEPKDRPTAEEALSDPYLKNIANVEMEPSAKPISKLEFEFERRKITKVEIRELIYREILEYHPNMLKEYFDGPQPTSLKNLSNIIHLQFSFIAIIR